A region from the Ptychodera flava strain L36383 chromosome 10, AS_Pfla_20210202, whole genome shotgun sequence genome encodes:
- the LOC139142513 gene encoding solute carrier organic anion transporter family member 4C1-like produces MTSLPAVNGEIPGFEDAINQERLLYGWLSCRPDRLQEFNKIGWLVTALGGVCVVQGMILNGLVPAVSSTVATRYQLSSTQIGVIVAMYDLTVLVLVPFVSFALATKNKPRWLAAGAVVMSAGALVWSIPQFTSGLYVAGTNDFPLPLCEHGNTTTIEDVELSTESLSNYFYVFLLAQLLLGIGATPLYTVGYAWVDENTTTNKSGWYIGLMSAMSSMGIALGFVLGALCLGIYTDIGVETDLTPSDQAWVGAWWLGFLILSFAALLSAPPVGGFSPVLPETLTIQAQRKSQAHQNGSEKLAKQPNFGESWADIWPATKMTCSNPPFMFITLSYCCLCLYMAGATVFMVEFMENQFGVTASFASILIGGVSIPAAAFGSIFGGWITKKADLKVRGNLTFVILVCLGMTAVNCAFFLRCPQAPLAGVVRPYSPDAVDSQSDGIKLSNPCNAECHCTTFIYDPVCAANGLEYFDACYAGCEGMAADGSAYFNCSCVDATDTDAPDVRHGPCPTDDCWQLPVFVVALFFLLVIGCLAIAPMTIVTLRTVPDSQRSFGLGVQSTMYRLFGAAPSAIVFGAAIDSTCLVWQELPDKSTGSCWIYDGQALSLSFVLLGTLFLLVAAVLLGIAFVTYRAPKDEDDDESALLESPEGVEKLLEKPKVYGSVTADKD; encoded by the exons ATGACTTCATTGCCAGCCGTAAACGGAGAAATACCTGGTTTTGAAGATGCTATCAATCAGGAAAGACTGTTGTACGGTTGGTTGAGTTGCCGACCGGACCGTTTGCAGGAGTTCAATAAAATAGGATGGCTTGTAACAGCCCTGGGTGGCGTGTGTGTCGTACAGGGGATGATCTTGAACGGACTCGTGCCCGCCGTCTCGTCGACTGTCGCCACTCGCTATCAGCTGTCCAGCACCCAGATCGGCGTCATCGTCGCCATGTACGACCTGACCGTTCTCGTACTCGTCCCGTTCGTGTCGTTCGCCCTGGCGACCAAGAACAAACCACGCTGGCTGGCCGCTGGAGCCGTCGTTATGTCCGCCGGCGCGCTGGTTTGGTCGATCCCTCAGTTCACCAGCGGTCTGTACGTCGCTGGGACTAATGATTTCCCTCTGCCGCTGTGCGAGCACGGAAACACCACCACAATTGAAGACGTTGAACTGTCGACGGAATCCCTGTCGAACTATTTTTATGTGTTCCTCCTTGCTCAATTATTGCTCGGTATTGGTGCGACGCCGCTGTACACCGTTGGTTATGCTTGGGTCGATGAGAACACGACGACCAATAAGAGTGGTTGGTACATCG GACTTATGTCAGCTATGAGCAGTATGGGGATCGCGCTAGGATTTGTCCTGGGGGCGCTCTGTCTCGGCATTTACACCGACATTGGAGTAGA AACTGATCTGACTCCTTCAGACCAGGCTTGGGTTGGTGCCTGGTGGCTCGGCTTTCTCATTCTATCCTTTGCGGCTCTACTGTCAGCTCCTCCCGTCGGTGGGTTCTCCCCTGTACTCCCAG AAACGTTAACCATACAAGCACAGCGGAAATCGCAGGCACACCAGAACGGCTCAGAGAAACTTGCCAAGCAACCGAACTTCGGGGAGAGCTGGGCGGATATTTGGCCGGCTACCAAAATGACATGCTCCAATCCGCCATTCATGTTCATCACACTCAGCTATTGCTGCCTGTGTCTCTACATGGCCGGCGCCACGGTGTTCATGGTGGAGTTCATGGAGAACCAGTTTGGAGTCACAGCCTCGTTCGCGAGCATTCTGATAG GTGGTGTGTCTATCCCGGCCGCTGCTTTCGGCAGCATCTTCGGCGGCTGGATTACCAAGAAGGCCGACCTCAAAGTCAGGGGCAACCTCACGTTTGTCATTTTAGTGTGTCTTGGAATGACGGCGGTCAATTGTGCCTTCTTCCTTCGCTGCCCGCAAGCACCCTTAGCCGGAGTGGTTCGGCCCTACAGTCCGGACGCCGT CGACAGTCAATCTGATGGAATAAAACTCTCCAATCCGTGCAATGCAGAATGCCATTGCACAACGTTTATATATGACCCTGTCTGCGCCGCAAATGGCCTGGAATATTTTGACGCATGTTACGCCGGATGTGAAGGCATGGCGGCTGATGGCTCG GCATATTTTAACTGCTCATGCGTCGATGCGACTGACACGGATGCCCCGGATGTACGGCACGGCCCATGCCCAACAGATGATTGCTGGCAGCTTCCGGTCTTCGTTGTTGCGCTGTTCTTCCTATTAGTAATCGGTTGTCTGGCAATCGCTCCGATGACTATTGTCACCCTGCG AACTGTACCAGACAGCCAGAGGTCCTTCGGGCTAGGAGTGCAGTCCACGATGTATCGTTTATTCG GTGCAGCGCCGAGCGCCATAGTGTTTGGCGCCGCCATCGACAGTACTTGTCTAGTCTGGCAGGAGCTGCCGGACAAATCGACGGGCTCGTGTTGGATCTACGACGGTCAGGCCCTCAGTCTAAGCTTCGTTCTTTTGGGAACGCTCTTCCTTTTAGTCGCCGCGGTTCTTCTGGGAATTGCCTTTGTCACTTATAGGGCACCAAAGGACGAGGATGACGACGAGTCAGCGTTGCTGGAGAGTCCGGAGGGTGTTGAAAAATTGCTCGAGAAACCGAAGGTTTACGGTTCCGTGACGGCCGACAAAGATTGA
- the LOC139142514 gene encoding organic cation transporter protein-like → MLQFDDVLSHVLGDFGTYQKFCFILLGLTSITEVLQSFSPVYIQAYTDHWCAVPYADQVSLLACNGTYPQASADCEELVKNLTIPRETVDDGCGEVSAFSSCERYDASIEEVLHPSAPAPYRNRTVSCDYGWEYDTSQYKSTVTQQFDLVCDRYYLNTLSMSIYMLGSLVGGPIYGFVMDKYGRMPGLMCAFVLMTIFGVMQALSVNFTMFMISRSLLSISSYSVYAGGFVLAAEFVGPRRRTLAGMIFPMFYSLGYMLLTFYAYFIREWWILQLVITVPDILFLTYWWIVPESPRWLLSSGQDEKAEKIIRKCAKINKVEVPANLFDGTWEPPDDGKPKEPTIYDTQEDNSASHSALDLVRLPNMRKKTLIMFYIWTTNSLIYYGISFNTSALAGDDYLNALLSALVEIPAYAAAIFIMDFRYLGRRGSLLITMVTSGVGCICAVLVPSCDELEWLEVMFTMIGKFAITASYGMIYVYTAELFPTPVRATAIGFCSVCSCIGGALAPQLIFFSRFWEPLPFFVFGFTAILAGVLTLLLPETRNAKLPETLEEGEMFGKKPKKEKEIRGFDNLAMTGT, encoded by the exons atgttgcagTTCGATGACGTGTTGAGCCATGTGCTGGGCGACTTTGGTACATACCAGAAGTTCTGTTTCATATTGCTCGGGCTGACGTCAATAACGGAGGTGCTTCAGTCCTTCTCGCCCGTCTACATCCAGGCCTACACCGACCACTGGTGCGCTGTGCCGTACGCGGACCAAGTCTCCCTTCTGGCGTGCAACGGGACTTACCCGCAAGCCTCTGCAGACTGCGAGGAACTCGTCAAAAATCTTACGATTCCGCGAGAGACCGTCGACGACGGCTGTGGCGAAGTGTCGGCTTTCAGCAGCTGCGAACGATACGACGCCAGCATCGAGGAGGTGCTGCACCCGTCCGCACCTGCTCCGTACCGTAACCGAACTGTTTCGTGCGACTATGGGTGGGAATACGACACATCTCAGTACAAATCAACAGTCACCCAACAG TTTGATCTGGTGTGTGATCGCTACTACCTGAATACACTGTCTATGTCCATCTACATGCTTGGCAGTCTGGTTGGAGGTCCTATCTATGGTTTCGTCATGGACAA GTATGGTCGCATGCCAGGTCTGATGTGTGCGTTCGTACTCATGACTATTTTCGGAGTTATGCAAGCTCTGTCGGTAAACTTCACAATGTTCATGATCTCTCGCTCTTTGCTGTCCATATCGTCGTACTCTGTCTATGCGGGCGGATTTGTCCTCG CCGCCGAGTTTGTTGGTCCGAGGAGACGCACTCTCGCCGGCATGATCTTCCCGATGTTCTACAGTCTCGGATACATGCTGTTGACTTTTTACGCTTATTTCATCCGTGAGTGGTGGATACTGCAGCTTGTCATCACCGTGCCAGACATTCTGTTCCTCACGTACTGGTG GATAGTGCCAGAATCTCCCAGATGGCTGTTGTCTTCCGGGCAAGACGAAAAAGCGGAGAAAATTATTCGAAAATGCGCGAAAATCAACAAGGTGGAAGTACCGGCAAATCTCTTTGACGGTACCTGGGAACCTCCCGACGACGGCAAG CCTAAAGAACCGACCATATACGACACGCAGGAAGACAACTCTGCCAGTCACAGTGCCTTGGATCTGGTACGGCTACCGAACATGAGAAAGAAGACATTGATTATGTTCTACATATG GACTACAAATAGTCTGATCTATTATGGGATATCCTTCAATACATCTGCGCTGGCTGGGGACGACTACCTCAACGCCCTTCTTTCGGCACTGGTAGAGATTCCAGCCTACGCCGCCGCCATCTTCATAATGGATTTTCGTTACCTAGGACGCCGGGGGTCTCTTCTGATCACCATGGTAACTAGTGGCGTTGGTTGCATCTGCGCAGTCTTAGTTCCATCAT GTGATGAGCTTGAGTGGCTGGAGGTCATGTTCACGATGATTGGTAAATTCGCCATCACGGCATCGTACGGAATGATATACGTCTACACAGCTGAGTTATTCCCCACACCGGTCAG GGCCACCGCCATCGGGTTTTGTTCCGTATGTTCCTGCATCGGTGGCGCGCTTGCCCCGCAATTGATATTCTTCAGCAGGTTTTGGGAACCGCTGCCCTTCTTCGTGTTCGGCTTTACCGCCATTCTGGCCGGCGTTCTCACGCTGCTCCTGCCCGAGACGAGGAATGCCAAACTACCAGAGACCTTGGAAGAGGGAGAAATGTTCGGAAA GAAACCGAAGAAGGAAAAAGAAATCAGAGGATTTGATAACCTTGCTATGACAGGCACATAG